A single genomic interval of Devosia oryziradicis harbors:
- the dnaA gene encoding chromosomal replication initiator protein DnaA: MISSDASEGQRELWTRVRARLKAAVGEDVFASWFARLELEEIVEDVVHLSAPTRFLCSWVQSNYADRILEAFRQDAEEVSRIQVTLRVNGQARPRLTPVAAEPVAPSEAASPIVAPVAQQVSQPRLVRDNSAAKGDALAGSAIDPRMTFDSFVPGDANEMALGVAKQIAQAVTNNTVTFNPVYIHSTVGLGKSHLLNAIAHQVQQADPTKNIVYLTADHFMYHFIAAVQRQSALGFKDWLRRVDLLLIDDMQFLQGKSATEFGHTLGTLLTGAKQVVVAGDAPPRDLEMLDERIRSRLSGGLVVPISGFDLDLRKAIVQRRAEQSAARYGMHFPAPVIDYVARAVVSHGRDLDGAVNRLVAANQLTGELITVPLAEKTLGDLIRSREARRVRIEDILKIVSRHYKVPRNELLSARRSRDVVRPRQIAMFLAKALTSRSLPEIGRRFGGRDHTTVLHSVRKVEQMIKDDVELAQEIELLKRMLEE; the protein is encoded by the coding sequence ATGATTTCCTCCGACGCTTCCGAAGGCCAGCGCGAACTCTGGACCAGGGTGCGCGCCCGTCTCAAGGCCGCGGTCGGCGAGGATGTGTTTGCCTCCTGGTTTGCCCGCCTCGAGCTCGAGGAGATCGTCGAGGACGTGGTGCATCTGAGCGCCCCCACCCGCTTCCTCTGTTCATGGGTGCAGTCCAACTATGCCGACCGGATCCTGGAAGCCTTCCGCCAGGATGCCGAGGAGGTGTCGCGCATCCAGGTGACGCTGCGCGTCAACGGCCAGGCCCGTCCGCGTCTGACCCCGGTGGCCGCCGAGCCGGTCGCCCCCAGCGAAGCGGCCAGCCCCATCGTCGCTCCGGTTGCCCAGCAGGTCTCCCAGCCGCGCCTGGTGCGCGACAATTCCGCCGCCAAGGGCGATGCCCTGGCCGGCAGCGCCATCGATCCGCGCATGACCTTCGACAGCTTCGTCCCCGGCGACGCCAATGAAATGGCGCTGGGCGTGGCCAAGCAGATCGCCCAGGCGGTCACCAACAACACCGTGACCTTCAATCCGGTCTATATCCATTCCACCGTCGGGCTGGGCAAGTCGCACCTGCTCAATGCCATCGCGCACCAGGTGCAGCAGGCCGATCCGACCAAGAACATCGTCTATCTGACGGCCGACCACTTCATGTACCATTTCATTGCCGCCGTGCAGCGCCAGTCCGCGCTCGGCTTCAAGGATTGGCTTCGCCGCGTCGACCTCCTGCTGATCGACGACATGCAGTTCCTGCAGGGCAAGTCGGCCACCGAATTCGGACACACGCTGGGGACGCTCCTGACCGGCGCCAAGCAGGTGGTCGTGGCCGGCGATGCGCCGCCCCGCGATCTCGAAATGCTCGACGAGCGCATTCGCTCGCGGCTTTCGGGGGGTCTGGTGGTCCCGATCTCGGGCTTCGATCTCGATCTGCGCAAGGCCATCGTGCAGCGTCGCGCCGAGCAGTCGGCCGCCCGCTACGGCATGCACTTCCCCGCCCCCGTCATCGACTATGTCGCCCGCGCCGTGGTGAGCCATGGCCGCGACCTCGATGGCGCGGTCAACCGCCTGGTCGCCGCCAACCAGCTGACCGGTGAACTGATCACCGTGCCGCTGGCCGAAAAGACCCTGGGTGACCTGATCCGGTCGCGCGAGGCCCGTCGCGTCCGCATCGAGGACATCCTCAAGATCGTCTCGCGCCACTACAAGGTGCCGCGCAACGAACTGCTCTCGGCGCGCCGGTCGCGCGACGTGGTGCGCCCGCGCCAGATCGCCATGTTCCTGGCCAAGGCGCTGACCTCGCGCTCGCTGCCCGAAATCGGCCGGCGCTTCGGCGGCCGCGACCACACCACCGTGCTCCATTCGGTGCGCAAGGTGGAGCAGATGATCAAGGACGATGTCGAACTGGCGCAGGAGATCGAACTGCTCAAGCGCATGCTCGAAGAATAG
- the rpsT gene encoding 30S ribosomal protein S20 — translation MANTPSAKKATRKIAARTAVNKSRRSRVRTFIRKVEEAIVAGDHAVAMAALKAAEPEINRAATKGIVHANLAARKVSRLNSRVKALSV, via the coding sequence ATGGCCAATACGCCGTCAGCCAAGAAGGCTACCCGCAAGATCGCTGCCCGTACCGCGGTCAACAAGTCGCGTCGTTCGCGCGTGCGCACCTTCATCCGCAAGGTCGAGGAAGCCATCGTTGCCGGCGATCACGCTGTTGCCATGGCTGCCCTCAAGGCTGCCGAGCCCGAGATCAACCGCGCTGCGACCAAGGGCATCGTCCATGCCAACCTGGCCGCCCGCAAGGTCAGCCGCCTGAACAGCCGCGTCAAGGCGCTAAGCGTCTGA
- the mutM gene encoding bifunctional DNA-formamidopyrimidine glycosylase/DNA-(apurinic or apyrimidinic site) lyase — MPELPEVETVRRGLEPWLVGARIDKVTLNRQDLRFPFPEGLKPALEGQTIVSVGRRAKYLLILLSSGKTLLSHLGMTGSWRFAEHGIDKPPRYYEPGTEPKHDHMVWDISHPEHGKSHLIYADPRRFGFIDLYADVAQSPYLAGLGPEPLGNDFNAEEMAAAFKGKKAPIKAALLDQRVVAGLGNIYVAEALHRSHILPTVLSGTLVTARGKPKAALEDLAHAVRQVLVEAIEVGGSTLRDFRNAEGGSGYFQHRFAVYDREGEPCPTPLCKGTVERIVQSGRSTFFCPVCQKAP; from the coding sequence ATGCCCGAACTGCCCGAGGTCGAAACCGTCCGCCGCGGCCTCGAGCCCTGGCTGGTCGGTGCGCGTATCGACAAGGTGACGCTCAACCGCCAGGATCTCCGCTTCCCTTTTCCGGAGGGGCTCAAGCCGGCGCTGGAAGGGCAGACCATTGTCTCGGTCGGCCGCCGCGCCAAGTACCTGCTGATCCTGCTCTCGAGCGGCAAGACCCTGCTTAGCCACCTGGGCATGACCGGCTCTTGGCGCTTCGCCGAACACGGCATCGACAAGCCGCCCCGCTATTACGAGCCGGGTACCGAGCCCAAGCATGATCACATGGTGTGGGACATTTCCCATCCCGAGCACGGCAAGAGCCACCTGATCTATGCCGATCCGCGTCGCTTCGGCTTCATCGACCTCTATGCCGATGTGGCCCAGAGCCCCTATCTTGCCGGTCTCGGTCCCGAGCCGCTGGGCAATGACTTCAATGCCGAGGAAATGGCCGCTGCCTTCAAGGGCAAGAAGGCGCCGATCAAGGCTGCCCTCCTCGACCAGCGCGTCGTCGCGGGTCTGGGCAATATCTATGTCGCCGAGGCGCTGCATCGCAGCCATATCCTCCCCACGGTCCTGTCAGGCACGCTGGTAACGGCGAGGGGAAAGCCCAAGGCGGCGCTGGAAGACCTGGCCCACGCGGTGCGGCAGGTGCTGGTCGAAGCCATCGAGGTGGGCGGCTCCACCCTGCGCGACTTCCGCAACGCAGAAGGCGGCTCGGGCTATTTCCAGCACCGTTTTGCCGTCTATGACCGGGAAGGCGAGCCCTGCCCGACGCCGCTGTGCAAGGGGACGGTAGAGAGGATCGTGCAGTCGGGGCGGTCGACGTTTTTCTGCCCGGTGTGCCAGAAGGCGCCTTGA
- the ubiE gene encoding bifunctional demethylmenaquinone methyltransferase/2-methoxy-6-polyprenyl-1,4-benzoquinol methylase UbiE, with product MTDAQETTHFGEKIVAMDAKQDMVNAVFHGVADRYDLMNDLMSAGVHRLWKDAMVQELAPPKSGARPYRVLDMAGGTGDIAERIINASVGYAEVVVSDINSDMLRVGADRSKRWRYPAQASFVEANAEELPFPDNSFDAYTIAFGIRNVPRIQKALNEAHRVLKRGGRILVLEFSQVDVPGFDAVYKLYSDRVIPPMGKLVTGDAQPYQYFIESIRKFPAPPAFEGMLGQAGFKRVKHTSMTGNIATLFSGWKI from the coding sequence ATGACCGACGCGCAAGAGACCACGCATTTCGGCGAGAAAATCGTGGCCATGGATGCCAAGCAGGACATGGTCAATGCCGTGTTCCATGGCGTCGCCGACCGCTATGACCTGATGAACGACCTGATGAGCGCCGGCGTGCATCGCCTCTGGAAGGACGCCATGGTCCAGGAACTGGCGCCGCCCAAATCCGGCGCGCGGCCCTATCGGGTGCTCGACATGGCCGGGGGCACCGGCGATATCGCCGAGCGGATCATCAATGCCTCGGTGGGCTATGCCGAAGTCGTGGTCTCGGACATCAATTCGGACATGCTGCGGGTGGGGGCCGACCGGTCCAAGCGCTGGCGCTATCCGGCTCAGGCCAGTTTCGTCGAGGCCAATGCCGAAGAGCTGCCCTTCCCCGACAACAGCTTCGACGCCTATACGATCGCCTTCGGCATCCGCAACGTGCCGCGCATCCAGAAGGCGCTCAACGAAGCCCATCGCGTGCTCAAGCGCGGCGGCCGCATCCTGGTGCTGGAATTTTCGCAGGTCGACGTGCCGGGCTTCGACGCCGTCTACAAGCTCTATTCGGACCGCGTCATTCCACCGATGGGCAAGCTGGTGACGGGCGATGCGCAGCCCTACCAGTATTTCATCGAGTCGATCCGCAAATTCCCGGCGCCCCCCGCTTTCGAGGGCATGCTGGGCCAGGCCGGCTTCAAGCGCGTCAAGCACACCAGCATGACGGGCAATATCGCCACGCTGTTCTCCGGGTGGAAGATTTAG
- the ubiB gene encoding 2-polyprenylphenol 6-hydroxylase: MTLSAYFRLIRAGYVLAREGALSIPGELPPALAPLRLGIWLGRLVERPSVRRTGHVERLNKALNRLGPTYVKFGQTLATRPDVVGAQIANDLAGLQDKMEPFDPALVPGILAAALGGKASELTELSPPVAAASIAQVHKARLRPATGLPRTVAVKVLRPGVETRFRSDIESFYAAARLAEGLVRSTRRLRPTEVVETLDRSARLELDLRLEAASISEMAENIKDDTGFIIPTVSWDHVAQNVLTTSWVDGIPIRDHAALDAAGVDRRALAAKLLQSFLRHAIRDGFFHADMHPGNLFADPKTGDVVAVDFGIMGRINRKERRFLADILYGFITRNYRLVAERHFDIGYVPKDQSVDDFALAIRSIGEPLHGRTAADISMAKVLGQLFAITDLFSMQTRPELVLLQKSMVLVEGVARALDPDLDIWTVAEPVVADWLRKEAGPMGRIDDLKDHFKVAAEAAGRLPVIVAQAELALSDYHAGKMRPRRDRLMRWALLGLIGVTGLTMLTLLYRLLTMPSW, translated from the coding sequence ATGACCCTCTCCGCCTATTTCCGCCTGATCCGGGCCGGCTATGTGCTGGCCCGCGAGGGGGCGTTGTCGATCCCGGGGGAACTGCCGCCGGCGCTAGCACCGCTGCGCCTGGGCATCTGGCTGGGGCGGCTGGTGGAGCGGCCGAGCGTGCGTCGGACGGGCCATGTCGAACGCCTCAACAAGGCGCTCAACCGGCTCGGGCCCACCTATGTCAAGTTCGGCCAGACGCTGGCGACGCGCCCCGACGTGGTAGGGGCACAGATCGCCAATGACTTGGCGGGCCTTCAGGACAAGATGGAGCCGTTCGACCCGGCTTTGGTGCCCGGCATTCTCGCCGCGGCGCTGGGCGGCAAGGCGAGCGAGCTGACCGAGCTTTCGCCGCCGGTGGCGGCAGCATCGATCGCCCAGGTGCACAAGGCGCGCCTGAGGCCGGCAACCGGCCTGCCGCGCACGGTCGCGGTCAAAGTGCTGCGGCCCGGCGTCGAGACGCGCTTCCGCTCCGATATCGAGAGCTTCTATGCTGCGGCGCGGCTGGCCGAGGGGCTGGTGCGCTCGACGCGCCGGCTGCGTCCGACCGAGGTCGTCGAGACCCTCGATCGCTCGGCAAGGCTGGAGCTGGACCTGCGGCTCGAGGCGGCGTCGATTTCCGAGATGGCCGAGAACATCAAGGATGATACCGGCTTCATCATCCCCACGGTCAGCTGGGACCATGTGGCGCAGAATGTGCTGACCACCAGTTGGGTCGATGGCATTCCCATCCGCGACCATGCGGCGCTGGATGCGGCCGGGGTCGATCGCCGGGCGCTGGCAGCCAAGCTGCTGCAGAGTTTCCTCCGGCACGCCATCCGCGACGGCTTCTTCCATGCCGACATGCATCCGGGCAACCTGTTCGCCGATCCGAAAACCGGGGACGTCGTGGCGGTGGATTTCGGCATCATGGGCCGCATCAACCGCAAGGAGCGGCGCTTCCTGGCCGACATCCTCTACGGCTTCATCACCCGCAACTACCGGCTGGTGGCCGAGCGCCATTTCGATATCGGCTATGTGCCCAAGGACCAGTCGGTGGACGATTTCGCCCTGGCAATCCGCTCCATCGGCGAGCCGCTGCATGGCCGGACGGCGGCCGATATTTCCATGGCCAAGGTGCTCGGGCAGCTGTTCGCCATTACCGACCTCTTCTCCATGCAGACGCGACCCGAACTGGTGCTGCTGCAGAAGTCCATGGTGTTGGTCGAGGGCGTTGCCCGCGCGCTCGATCCGGACCTCGACATCTGGACCGTGGCGGAACCCGTGGTGGCCGACTGGCTGCGCAAGGAGGCCGGGCCGATGGGCCGAATCGATGACCTCAAGGACCATTTCAAGGTTGCGGCGGAAGCCGCCGGACGCCTGCCGGTGATCGTCGCACAGGCCGAGCTGGCGCTGTCCGACTACCATGCCGGCAAGATGCGGCCGCGCCGGGATCGGCTGATGCGCTGGGCACTTCTTGGGCTGATCGGCGTTACCGGCCTGACCATGCTGACCTTGCTCTATCGCCTGCTGACGATGCCCTCCTGGTAA
- the dut gene encoding dUTP diphosphatase, translating into MVGSIAIKLVWLAHGEGLALPRQQTPGSAGLDLMAALGPDEVIEITPGGVAMIPTGFAIALPLGYEAQIRPRSGLAARHGVTVLNSPGTVDPDYRGEVKVMLINHGSAPFAVRRGERIAQMVVAPVSQVVFEEVEGLDETERGMGGHGSTGR; encoded by the coding sequence ATGGTCGGTAGCATAGCCATAAAGCTGGTCTGGCTCGCCCATGGCGAGGGCCTGGCCCTGCCCCGGCAGCAGACTCCGGGCTCGGCCGGACTTGACCTGATGGCGGCCCTGGGCCCCGATGAGGTGATCGAGATCACCCCAGGCGGCGTTGCCATGATCCCCACCGGTTTTGCCATCGCATTGCCACTGGGCTACGAGGCGCAGATCCGCCCGCGATCGGGGCTGGCGGCCAGGCACGGCGTTACCGTGCTCAATTCGCCCGGCACCGTGGATCCGGACTATCGGGGCGAGGTCAAGGTCATGCTGATCAACCATGGGTCTGCGCCCTTTGCGGTGCGCCGTGGCGAGCGCATTGCGCAAATGGTGGTGGCGCCGGTCAGCCAGGTGGTGTTCGAGGAAGTGGAGGGGCTTGATGAAACCGAACGCGGCATGGGCGGGCATGGCTCGACTGGGCGCTAG
- a CDS encoding DUF2259 domain-containing protein codes for MKPNAAWAGMARLGASALAILALASPALAGDRALIDIIGYSESGQYFAFEEFGVQDGSGFAYSSIYIIDLHTDSWVVGSPFREQADDEGVSLSQIRAEVQLQAAPDLAGFGIDVPAEYAALIGDGAPGTDGQALRFGSPGYEPGNVSGDYELRLTTFATTAAAPCAEWFSVDPKGYQLVVADGDSERLIHRDGALPRSRGCPVTYRLYGVTLPFNAGSASDAVALISVYPGGFEGPNRRFIAVPLGL; via the coding sequence ATGAAACCGAACGCGGCATGGGCGGGCATGGCTCGACTGGGCGCTAGCGCGCTGGCGATCCTGGCGCTGGCAAGCCCGGCGCTGGCGGGCGACCGCGCGCTGATCGACATCATCGGCTATTCGGAAAGCGGGCAGTATTTCGCCTTCGAGGAGTTCGGCGTCCAGGACGGGTCGGGCTTTGCCTATTCGAGCATCTACATCATCGACCTGCACACCGACTCCTGGGTCGTGGGCTCGCCGTTCCGCGAACAGGCCGATGACGAGGGCGTGTCGCTGAGCCAGATCCGGGCGGAAGTGCAGCTACAGGCAGCGCCAGACCTGGCGGGTTTCGGCATCGACGTGCCGGCCGAATATGCGGCGCTGATCGGGGATGGCGCGCCCGGCACGGACGGGCAGGCGCTGCGCTTCGGCTCGCCCGGCTACGAACCCGGCAACGTGTCAGGCGATTACGAATTGCGGCTCACCACCTTTGCCACGACGGCAGCAGCGCCCTGCGCCGAATGGTTCTCGGTCGACCCCAAGGGCTACCAGTTGGTCGTGGCGGACGGGGACAGCGAGCGTCTCATCCATCGCGATGGCGCCCTGCCCCGCTCGCGCGGCTGTCCCGTCACTTACCGGCTCTACGGCGTGACGCTGCCTTTCAATGCGGGCTCGGCGAGCGATGCGGTCGCGTTGATCTCGGTCTATCCCGGCGGTTTTGAAGGACCCAATCGCCGCTTCATCGCGGTGCCGCTTGGCCTCTGA
- a CDS encoding HesA/MoeB/ThiF family protein, which produces MASDPLSPEETRRYARHLVLKGMGGAGQQALKRARMLVVGAGGLGSPVVAYLAGAGVGRLGIVDHDTVSLSNLQRQVIHTEIGASKAASAGRFAHALNPHVETVVHALRLEAGNVAELVGRYDLVLDGTDNLATRRIVAASCQTLGLPLVSGAVSMFDGQVTVFAPGGPHFADLYPDEADDADLPSCEATGILGPLTGVIGTLMAMEAIKLITGIGEPLIGRVLTYDGKGGRFSEFSYEGTGLPSQILPPTSRHPRA; this is translated from the coding sequence TTGGCCTCTGACCCGCTCTCGCCCGAGGAGACCCGCCGCTATGCCCGCCACCTGGTGCTCAAGGGCATGGGTGGCGCCGGCCAGCAGGCGCTCAAGCGGGCGCGGATGCTGGTGGTCGGCGCAGGCGGGTTGGGCAGCCCGGTCGTGGCCTATCTCGCCGGCGCGGGCGTGGGCAGGCTGGGCATTGTCGACCATGACACGGTGTCGCTTTCCAACCTGCAGCGGCAGGTGATCCATACCGAGATCGGCGCCAGCAAGGCCGCCAGCGCTGGGCGCTTCGCCCACGCGCTCAACCCGCATGTCGAGACCGTCGTTCATGCCCTCCGGCTCGAGGCCGGCAATGTCGCCGAACTGGTGGGCCGGTACGACCTGGTGCTCGATGGCACAGACAACCTCGCCACGCGCCGCATCGTGGCCGCCAGTTGCCAGACCCTGGGCCTACCCCTGGTGTCGGGCGCGGTCTCGATGTTCGACGGCCAGGTGACCGTATTTGCTCCCGGCGGCCCGCACTTTGCCGATCTCTATCCCGACGAAGCCGATGATGCCGACCTGCCCAGTTGCGAGGCCACCGGCATTTTGGGGCCATTGACGGGCGTCATCGGTACGCTGATGGCGATGGAAGCGATCAAGCTCATCACAGGGATCGGCGAGCCGTTGATCGGCCGGGTGCTGACTTATGACGGCAAGGGCGGAAGGTTCAGCGAGTTTTCGTACGAAGGGACTGGGCTTCCCTCCCAAATTCTCCCACCCACCAGCCGTCACCCTCGGGCTTGA
- the fabB gene encoding beta-ketoacyl-ACP synthase I codes for MRRVVVTGMGIISSIGNSLDEVTASLRAAKPGIIAAPDYAELGFRSQVKGDPQLDPFEILDRRVTRFMGKGAAWNYLAMQQAIADAGLEESDISNPMTGIVMGSGGASTRTIVEAADITRKNTSPKRIGPLAVPKAMGSTASATLATPFGIKGINYTITAACATSKHCIGNAMEQIMLGKQDIVFAGGHEDLDWTLSDLFDAMGAMSSDFNGTPEKASRCYDAARDGFVISGGAGVLVLEEYEHAKARGARIWAELIGYGATSDGLDMVAPSGEGAERCMRMALKNVRQKVDYINPHATSTPVGDAKEIEAIRALFGNEDKCPPISATKSLTGHSQGATGVHESIYSILMMKHRFIAESANIEVLDPAFEDMPILRQRRDDVDLGVVLSNSFGFGGTNAALVFKHPDA; via the coding sequence ATGAGACGAGTTGTCGTCACCGGCATGGGTATCATTTCCTCGATCGGCAATTCGCTGGACGAGGTCACGGCGAGCCTGCGCGCAGCCAAGCCGGGCATCATCGCCGCCCCCGATTATGCCGAACTCGGCTTCCGCTCGCAGGTCAAGGGCGACCCGCAGCTCGATCCATTCGAGATTCTCGACCGGCGCGTCACCCGCTTCATGGGCAAGGGCGCGGCCTGGAACTACCTCGCCATGCAGCAGGCCATTGCCGATGCGGGCCTGGAGGAAAGCGACATTTCCAACCCCATGACCGGCATCGTCATGGGTTCGGGCGGCGCCTCGACCCGCACCATCGTCGAAGCCGCCGACATCACCCGCAAGAATACCAGCCCCAAGCGCATCGGGCCGCTGGCCGTGCCCAAGGCCATGGGCTCGACCGCCTCGGCGACGCTTGCCACGCCCTTCGGCATCAAGGGCATCAACTATACCATCACCGCCGCCTGCGCGACCTCCAAGCATTGCATCGGCAATGCCATGGAACAGATCATGCTGGGCAAGCAGGATATCGTCTTTGCCGGCGGTCACGAGGACCTCGACTGGACCCTTTCGGACCTGTTCGACGCCATGGGCGCCATGAGCTCGGACTTCAACGGCACGCCCGAAAAGGCCAGCCGCTGCTACGATGCGGCGCGCGACGGTTTCGTCATTTCCGGTGGCGCGGGCGTGCTTGTGCTCGAGGAATACGAACATGCCAAGGCGCGCGGCGCCAGGATCTGGGCCGAACTGATCGGCTATGGCGCCACCTCCGACGGGCTCGACATGGTCGCGCCATCAGGGGAAGGCGCCGAGCGCTGCATGCGCATGGCGCTCAAGAACGTGCGGCAGAAGGTCGATTACATCAACCCGCATGCCACCTCGACACCGGTGGGCGACGCCAAGGAAATCGAGGCGATCCGCGCGCTGTTCGGCAACGAGGACAAGTGCCCGCCCATTTCGGCCACCAAGTCGCTGACCGGGCACAGCCAGGGCGCCACGGGCGTCCATGAATCGATCTATTCGATCCTCATGATGAAGCACCGCTTCATCGCCGAAAGCGCCAATATCGAGGTGCTCGATCCCGCCTTCGAGGACATGCCCATCCTCCGCCAGCGCCGCGACGATGTCGACCTGGGCGTCGTGCTCTCCAACTCCTTCGGCTTCGGGGGCACCAACGCGGCCTTGGTGTTCAAGCATCCGGACGCTTGA
- the fabA gene encoding 3-hydroxyacyl-[acyl-carrier-protein] dehydratase FabA: protein MAERQSAFGYEELLAHGRGELPGQGDARLPAPPMLMFDRITSISETGGAHGKGEVRAELDVNPDLWFFKCHFIGDPVMPGCLGLDAVWQMTGFFLSWIGQPGRGRALGGEIKFTGQVTDDVKLVEYGIDLKRVMKGRLTLGIADGWVKADGKVIYEAANLRVGLFTEAQMKAEQVA, encoded by the coding sequence ATGGCCGAACGGCAGAGCGCATTTGGGTATGAAGAACTGCTGGCCCACGGCCGGGGCGAACTGCCTGGCCAGGGCGATGCCCGTTTGCCGGCCCCGCCCATGCTGATGTTCGACCGCATCACTTCCATTTCGGAAACCGGCGGCGCCCATGGCAAGGGCGAGGTCCGGGCCGAGCTAGACGTCAACCCGGACCTCTGGTTCTTCAAGTGCCATTTCATCGGCGACCCCGTAATGCCCGGCTGCCTGGGTCTGGACGCGGTGTGGCAGATGACGGGCTTCTTCCTCAGCTGGATCGGCCAGCCCGGCCGCGGCCGGGCCTTGGGCGGCGAAATCAAGTTCACCGGCCAGGTGACCGACGACGTCAAGCTGGTCGAATATGGCATCGACCTCAAGCGCGTGATGAAGGGCCGGCTGACGCTGGGTATCGCCGATGGCTGGGTCAAGGCTGACGGAAAGGTGATCTACGAAGCGGCCAATCTGCGCGTTGGCCTGTTTACCGAAGCCCAGATGAAGGCCGAGCAGGTTGCCTGA
- the irrA gene encoding iron response transcriptional regulator IrrA: MTDRSQTARSLPSRKPCLTAVLRMAGLRPTRQRVALAELLFGGPHRHVSAEQLHGEASQARVNVSLATIYNTLHQFHEAGLLREVAVDASRSYFDTDTSDHHHFYVEDEQRMIDIPASSVEFLSLPEAPKGMKVSHVDVVIRVRKAQG; this comes from the coding sequence ATGACCGATCGCAGCCAGACCGCCCGTTCCTTGCCGTCGCGCAAGCCCTGCCTCACCGCGGTGCTGCGCATGGCCGGTCTCCGCCCGACCCGGCAGCGCGTGGCCCTGGCCGAACTGTTGTTCGGCGGGCCGCATCGGCATGTGAGCGCCGAGCAGTTGCATGGCGAGGCCAGCCAGGCCCGGGTCAATGTATCGCTGGCCACCATCTACAACACGCTGCACCAGTTCCATGAAGCGGGTCTGTTGCGCGAAGTGGCGGTCGATGCGTCGCGGTCCTATTTCGATACCGACACGTCCGATCACCATCACTTCTACGTGGAAGACGAGCAGCGGATGATCGACATCCCCGCCTCCTCTGTCGAGTTCCTGAGCCTGCCCGAAGCCCCCAAGGGCATGAAGGTGAGCCACGTCGACGTCGTCATCCGCGTTCGCAAGGCGCAGGGCTAG
- a CDS encoding NHL repeat-containing protein — MTKRAEILGEFTANAAGPVHGVSFDGRHVWAATGEAMRAFDPQTGKEVTSLGVPAHAGTAFDGTHLFQIADAIIQKVDPQTGTVVATIPAPGGGKDSGLAWADGSLWVGQYRDRQIVEIDPDTGAVRRVIQTNRFVTGVTWVEGELWHGYSADGDGGLARIDPANGNVLDTLDMPGMAVSGVEWDGGERLFCGGGNSGAVRIVRRG, encoded by the coding sequence ATGACCAAGCGCGCAGAAATCCTGGGTGAATTCACCGCCAACGCTGCCGGCCCGGTGCATGGCGTCAGCTTCGACGGACGGCATGTCTGGGCCGCGACGGGCGAGGCGATGCGGGCCTTCGACCCCCAGACCGGCAAGGAGGTGACATCGCTGGGCGTGCCGGCCCATGCGGGCACGGCCTTTGATGGCACCCACCTGTTCCAGATCGCCGACGCGATCATCCAGAAGGTCGATCCGCAGACCGGCACGGTGGTCGCCACCATACCGGCGCCGGGTGGCGGCAAGGATTCGGGGCTCGCCTGGGCGGATGGGTCGCTCTGGGTCGGCCAGTATCGCGACCGGCAGATCGTCGAGATCGATCCCGATACCGGCGCGGTGCGACGCGTCATCCAGACCAACCGCTTCGTCACCGGGGTTACCTGGGTCGAGGGTGAGCTATGGCACGGCTATTCCGCCGATGGCGATGGCGGCCTTGCCCGCATCGACCCGGCCAATGGCAACGTGCTGGATACGCTCGATATGCCCGGCATGGCCGTGTCGGGCGTCGAATGGGATGGTGGCGAGCGGCTGTTCTGCGGCGGGGGCAATAGCGGCGCCGTCCGCATCGTCCGCCGCGGCTAG